In the Halichoerus grypus chromosome 4, mHalGry1.hap1.1, whole genome shotgun sequence genome, one interval contains:
- the SPHKAP gene encoding A-kinase anchor protein SPHKAP isoform X8 encodes MNVQQPKENEIVLLSGLTSGNLQADFELSQCPWLPDICLVQCARGNRANSTNCIIFEINKFLIGLELVQERQLHLETNILKVEDDTNCSLSSIEEDFLTASEHLEEESEVEDYRSGEENINISANVLESKKPKEATQEEWNCNKEKLLYALEDKRIGKYHPTMKAEGSLEKVAADTTLQSLGASAEPSEWKDEAVQKERPTTNYYYSGNVKGHMEKSQAPYIPGDTYFSRMVKNGGPPVYGALAEHDNSLDPGDCEDGINSLPPKQDGEATTGEYATNLAESVLQDAFIRLSHSQPTPPQESAVSVSVGNALLPSGSSTKGMVGPWSWDELPKIVIVQSPDGSDAAPEAGIASWSEVEVSVETSGVLSGEKSSRHPQSALEVALACAATVIGTISSPQATESLKMEQESLVSPHPVGGNEPLQTQISQVLKEPSISEYSFPSALCGMTQVASAIAVCGLGETGEAKAPRGLSCATEACAAAPSPCSLATVGNIELGNEAIAWALLKEAALVLTRPNPCSSIGDLMESMSKRIIETASKPQILCSENVLRNDLAQTLSNVILKQCIDEAHQKNKIIDPNDSRHSPETLDTLMESANQLLFSVICFTFKKMSHLVQVGEGPTTLANETTSWTETEFSCRPPDQASGLTWTKAIEYSSSYPLSNPCSTSLADDVYLKQDSKGPAKPGLFKKPMLQSELPCSPRVPDSSTPKTTPREIYQKGTAGEDPNNSHQMLRHNEDEYRAPSEGEWTLTVGKGSRGSQDTEDGTSANTQEKYNRASPLNNEVQVNLSLLGNDLLLPAQSVLQEKHADIYCITDFAEELAEMIVSMATEIAAICLDNSNGKQPWFCAWKRGNEFLVTPNVSCWSLKRKKENQTSGATVRKHKPPRLSEIKRKTDEHPELKEKLMNRVVDESMNLEDVPDSVNIFANEVAAKIMNLTEFSMVDGVWQAQSHPRNRLLSGDRWNRLKASSCESIPEEDSNAQAYVNSLGLMSTLSQPVSRDSSVSKQSSCESITEEFSRFMVNQMENEGRGFELLLDYYAGKNASSILNSAMQQACCKNDHLIVRPSCPSKQSSTESITEEFYRYMLRDIERESRDSTSSRRSSQDWTVGLLSPSLRSPLCYRQSSMPDGRSLGARLTVNAPTKANSLDSFAQNSQQDFLSVHPVSSTSSSGLCKSDSCLYRRGGTDQITNMLIHETWANSIKALMQKNKIIVDDAEAAEAEPVSGGSRMQVEKCANRSASSRVQSGPTLLVQESIGNPRKDSITESKHPLVLSQSKAAPLTNHNSLDSFKKETSSCHGAVPVNHARRSLCSREVPLIQIETDQREERVGESEHSPSKSSPLQEAEEHLKDENVPDVLRGGDTAVSACQNPSDSLDARDVAGAEVMAEGRAPDEFPNLSGSSGESTDSWSQLANEEDNPDDTSSFLQLSERSLRCNPGWVYMSNGNSSATSSLGTMDLDIYQEGISTSPMINELVEEKEILKGQSENVEGVSGVAMGAASPQGNMLVINFDLEPECPDAELRATLQWIAASELGIPTIYFKKSQENRIEKFLDVVRLVQQKSWKVGDIFHAVVQYCKMHEEQKDGTPSLFDWLLELG; translated from the exons TGCCCTTGGCTGCCAGATATCTGCTTGGTCCAGTGTGCGAGAGGGAACAGGGCAAACAGTACCAACTGCATCATCTTTGAAATCAACAAATTTTTGATTGGTCTCGAACTGGTGCAGGAGCGGCAGCTCCACCTGGAAACAAACATCTTAAAAGTGGAGGATGACACCAACTGCTCTCTGTCTTCAATCGAGGAGGACTTTCTCACCGCCTCTGAGCACTTGGAGGAGGAAAGCGAGGTGGAAGACTATAGGAGCG gtgaagaaaatataaatatctcgGCTAATGTTTTGGAAAGTAAAAAACCAAAGGAAGCCACTCAGGAGGAATGGAATTGCAACAAGGAGAAGTTGCTTTATGCTTTGGAAGACAAACGTATTGGCAAATATCATCCGACGATGAAAGCAGAAGGATCTCTGGAAAAAGTAGCAGCAGACACCACTTTGCAGAGCCTCGGTGCATCGGCCGAGCCATCAGAATGGAAAGATGAAGCTGTGCAGAAGGAGAGGCCAACCACAAATTATTACTATTCAGGAAATGTTAAAGGTCACATGGAAAAATCCCAGGCACCCTATATTCCAGGGGACACTTACTTCTCCAGGATGGTTAAGAATGGTGGGCCTCCTGTCTATGGTGCCCTCGCTGAGCATGACAACAGCTTAGACCCAGGGGACTGTGAAGATGGTATAAACTCCCTTCCTCCCAAACAAGATGGAGAAGCCACAACTGGCGAGTATGCCACAAATTTAGCAGAATCCGTGCTGCAAGACGCATTTATTCGGTTGTCCCATTCTCAGCCTACACCGCCCCAGGAATCGGCAGTCAGTGTTTCTGTCGGAAATGCTCTGCTACCCAGTGGCTCTTCCACCAAAGGTATGGTGGGCCCTTGGTCATGGGATGAGCTCCCCAAAATCGTCATTGTTCAGAGTCCAGATGGCAGTGATGCCGCACCTGAGGCGGGCATCGCCTCATGGTCTGAGGTGGAGGTCTCCGTTGAAACCTCAGGTGTCCTCTCTGGAGAGAAGTCCAGCAGACACCCTCAGAGTGCTCTAGAAGTCGCATTGGCTTGTGCGGCCACTGTGATTGGAACCATTTCCAGTCCTCAGGCCACAGAAAGCCTCAAAATGGAGCAAGAATCTTTGGTTTCACCCCATCCAGTGGGAGGCAATGAACCGCTGCAGACTCAAATATCCCAAGTACTCAAGGAGCCATCCATCAGTGAAtactcctttccctctgctctgtgTGGCATGACTCAGGTGGCAAGTGCCATTGCTGTGTGTGGCCTGGGTGAAACAGGAGAAGCGAAGGCTCCCAGAGGCCTCTCGTGTGCAACTGAGGCCTGTGCAGCGGCCCCCTCGCCTTGCAGTCTGGCGACAGTGGGGAACATAGAGCTGGGAAATGAGGCCATTGCTTGGGCATTGCTCAAGGAAGCTGCTCTGGTTTTAACAAGGCCCAATCCCTGCAGCAGCATTGGAGACCTCATGGAATCAATGAGCAAGAGAATCATAGAAACTGCTTCAAAGCCTCAGATCTTGTGCTCAGAAAATGTCCTCAGGAATGACCTGGCACAGACCCTGTCCAATGTTATCCTGAAGCAATGCATTGATGAAGctcaccagaaaaacaaaataattgatcCCAATGATAGCAGGCATTCACCTGAAACTCTTGACACCTTGATGGAAAGTGCAAATCAACTGCTCTTCAGTGTGATATGCTTCACGTTCAAGAAGATGAGTCATTTGGTACAGGTTGGGGAAGGCCCCACCACCCTTGCTAATGAGACCACCAGCTGGACGGAAACGGAATTCAGCTGCCGGCCACCTGACCAGGCTTCTGGTCTAACATGGACCAAAGCCATTGAATATTCCAGCAGCTATCCACTTAGCAATCCGTGTAGCACTAGTCTTGCAGATGATGTTTATCTGAAGCAAGATAGCAAGGGCCCAGCGAAGCCAGGACTCTTCAAGAAGCCCATGCTGCAATCTGAATTGCCCTGTAGTCCCAGAGTGCCTGATTCTTCAACTCCTAAAACAACCCCCAGAGAAATATATCAAAAAGGAACTGCAGGAGAAGATCCAAACAACTCTCATCAGATGCTCAGGCACAATGAGGATGAGTACAGAGCCCCTTCAGAGGGAGAATGGACACTGACAGTGGGCAAGGGCAGCAGAGGTTCCCAGGACACAGAGGACGGCACCAGTGCAAACACCCAGGAGAAGTATAATCGTGCCTCCCCTCTAAACAATGAAGTTCAAGTGAACCTGTCTTTGTTAGGGAATGACTTGCTGCTTCCTGCTCAATCTGTGCTACAGGAAAAACATGCAGATATATACTGCATTACAGACTTTGCGGAAGAATTAGCAGAGATGATTGTCTCCATGGCAACTGAAATCGCAGCAATTTGCCTTGACAACTCAAATGGAAAACAACCCTGGTTTTGTGCATGGAAGAGAGGGAATGAGTTTCTGGTTACCCCGAACGTATCCTGCTGGTCcttgaagaggaagaaggaaaaccagaCCAGTGGGGCCACAGTGAGGAAGCACAAGCCACCAAGGCTCAGTGAGATCAAGAGGAAAACAGATGAGCACCCAGAGCTTAAAGAGAAGCTGATGAACAGGGTTGTGGATGAGTCGATGAATCTTGAGGATGTCCCAGATTCTGTCaatatttttgcaaatgaagTGGCAGCCAAGATCATGAACCTAACAGAGTTCTCAATGGTGGACGGCGTCTGGCAAGCCCAGAGCCATCCCCGGAACCGCTTACTCAGTGGAGACAGGTGGAACCGACTGAAGGCTTCCAGCTGTGAAAGCATCCCAGAAGAGGACTCTAATGCCCAGGCTTATGTTAATAGCCTAGGTTTAATGAGTACCTTAAGTCAGCCAGTTAGCAGGGACAGCTCTGTCTCCAAGCAGTCCAGCTGTGAAAGCATCACTGAGGAGTTTTCCAGGTTCATGGTGAACCAGatggaaaatgaaggaagagggTTTGAGTTACTGCTGGATTACTATGCGGGCAAGAATGCCAGCAGCATCCTGAACTCAGCCATGCAACAGGCATGCTGCAAAAATGACCACCTCATTGTGAGGCCAAGCTGTCCCTCTAAGCAGTCCAGCACTGAGAGCATAACCGAGGAGTTTTATAGGTACATGCTGAGGGACattgaaagagaaagcagagacaGCACCTCCTCCAGACGAAGCAGCCAGGATTGGACAGTTGGCTTACTGTCACCTTCTCTGCGATCCCCATTGTGTTACAGGCAGTCGTCCATGCCAGATGGCAGATCTCTGGGTGCCAGGCTGACGGTGAATGCACCCACTAAAGCCAACTCTTTAGATAGCTTCGCTCAAAACAGCCAGCAAGATTTCCTAAGTGTACATCCAGTCAGTAGCACTTCCTCCTCGGGTCTCTGCAAATCTGACTCTTGCTTGTATCGGAGAGGTGGAACGGACCAGATCACCAACATGTTAATTCATGAGACGTGGGCAAACTCAATCAAGGCCCTCATGCAGAAGAACAAAATTATAGTGGATGATGCCGAGGCAGCTGAGGCTGAGCCTGTTTCTGGTGGCTCTCGCATGCAAGTGGAGAAATGTGCAAACAGATCAGCTTCGAGCAGAGTGCAAAGTGGGCCAACTCTTCTTGTTCAGGAGTCCATTGGTAACCCAAGGAAAGACTCCATTACCGAAAGCAAACATCCCCTAGTGTTGTCTCAGAGCAAAGCTGCTCCTCTTACAAACCACAACAGtttagattcttttaaaaaggaaacttctTCATGCCATGGGGCTGTGCCTGTCAACCACGCCAGGCGGTCACTTTGCTCAAGGGAAGTGCCTTTAATTCAGATCGAAACAGATCAGAGAGAAGAGCGTGTTGGAGAATCTGAACACTCCCCCTCCAAAAGCAGCCCcctacaggaagcagaggagcatttgaaagatgaaaatgtCCCAGATGTGTTGAGGGGTGGAGACACTGCCGTGAGTGCCTGCCAAAACCCTAG TGACAGTCTTGATGCCAGAGATGTAGCAGGGGCTGAAGTCATGGCAGAAGGCAGAGCCCCCGATGAGTTCCCCAACCTTTCTGGCAGCAGCGGGGAGAGCACGGACAGCTGGTCCCAGCTTGCCAATGAGGAGGACAATCCGGATGACACGAGTAGCTTTCTGCAGCTCAGTGAGCGATCCCTGAG ATGCAACCCAGGCTGGGTTTACATGAG CAATGGCAACAGTAGTGCCACTAGCAGTCTTGGCACTATGGACCTGGACATTTATCAGGAAGGCATATCAACTTCTCCCATGATTAA TGAATTAGTAGAAGAAAAGGAGATTCTTAAAGGACAGTCAGAAAACGTAGAGG GTGTCTCTGGAGTGGCAATGGGAGCAGCCAGCCCCCAGGGGAACATGCTAGTGATCAACTTTGATCTGGAGCCAGAGTGTCCTGACGCTGAACTTCGAGCCACTCTGCAGTGGATAGCTGCCTCGGAACTTGGGATCCCCACCATCTACTTTAAGAAATCTCAAGAAAACAGAATCGAAAAG